A single window of Plectropomus leopardus isolate mb chromosome 12, YSFRI_Pleo_2.0, whole genome shotgun sequence DNA harbors:
- the kcnmb2 gene encoding calcium-activated potassium channel subunit beta-2 encodes MFFVAGAKNASGASRGNERRSIYQKFREVDILDKKKTVTALKAGEDRAILLGLGMILSSVMMYFVLGITLLRSYADSVWTEEGVCVVLNSTVTADMNCSYNCGSDCWRVSKYPCLQVYVSINNTGRVSRLSHNEETQDTSSECFYVPRCQKDSVAMHVMIMNISERLKVNQQVPCYYDPHEQQESVLLTRLYDHSVVFHSLLWPSCMLTGGALIIVMVKLTQYLSRLCEQIGKIKR; translated from the exons atgttttttgtggcGGGGGCCAAAAATGCATCAGGAGCAAGCAGAGGAAATGAAAGGAG GTCAATCTACCAGAAATTTCGTGAGGTAGATATATTGGACAAGAAGAAGACAGTGACAGCTCTAAAGGCCGGTGAAGATCGTGCCATCCTCCTGGGACTGGGAATGATCCTGTCCTCAGTCATGATGTACTTTGTCCTGGGGATCACTTTATTACGCTCCTATGCAGACAG TGTGTGGACagaggagggtgtgtgtgttgtgctcaACTCCACGGTCACAGCAGACATGAACTGTTCCTACAACTGTGGGTCAGACTGCTGGAGAGTCTCCAAATACCCCTGTCTGCAGGTCTACGTGAGCATCAATAACACGGGCCGTGTCAGCCGCTTATCTCACAATGAGGAGACCCAGGACACCAGCTCTGAA TGTTTCTACGTGCCCAGGTGCCAAAAGGACAGCGTGGCCATGCATGTCATGATTATGAACATCTCTGAGCGCCTGAAAGTGAACCAGCAAGTGCCCTGTTACTACGACCCCCACGAGCAGCAGGAGAGCGTTCTCCTGACGCGGCTGTACGACCACAGCGTCGTCTTCCACTCGCTGCTGTGGCCCTCCTGCATGCTCACTGGAGGGGCCCTAATTATCGTCATGGTGAAGCTCACACAGTACCTCTCTAGACTGTGCGAACAGATAGGGAAGATCAAGAGGTGA